Proteins from a genomic interval of Nostoc sp. TCL240-02:
- a CDS encoding NYN domain-containing protein, with translation MIITNFSKQRNEFKEPKVLKTKPHWQGQNLSDTTVKSKEPKIQDTTSDSSIVNTLNRGRVAIFIDGLNLFHTALQLGIEIDYVKLLCHLTNGSRLLRAFFYTGVDISNEKQQGFLLWMRRNGYRVVAKDIMQPAENFKKSNLNVEIAVDMITLAPYYDTAVLVSGDGDLAYAVNAVSRMGVRVEVVSLQTTTSESLIDVADCFIDLDSIKTHIQKDSNLGYSYRTPSNSNL, from the coding sequence ATGATTATAACTAATTTTAGCAAACAAAGAAATGAATTTAAGGAACCCAAAGTACTCAAAACTAAACCACATTGGCAAGGGCAAAACTTGAGCGATACTACAGTCAAAAGTAAAGAGCCTAAGATACAAGATACTACATCTGATAGTTCAATTGTCAATACCTTGAATCGTGGTCGAGTTGCTATTTTTATTGATGGCTTAAACCTATTTCATACAGCTTTACAACTCGGCATCGAAATTGACTACGTTAAATTGCTTTGTCATTTAACCAATGGTTCAAGACTGTTGCGGGCTTTCTTTTATACTGGCGTTGATATCAGCAATGAAAAGCAACAGGGTTTTTTATTGTGGATGCGTCGTAATGGTTATCGTGTAGTAGCTAAAGATATTATGCAACCAGCAGAGAATTTCAAAAAATCAAATCTGAACGTAGAAATTGCTGTAGATATGATAACTTTAGCTCCTTATTATGATACTGCGGTCTTAGTCAGTGGCGATGGAGACTTAGCTTATGCGGTAAACGCTGTCAGCAGAATGGGGGTTCGGGTGGAAGTGGTGAGTCTACAAACTACTACTAGTGAAAGCTTGATTGATGTTGCTGACTGCTTCATTGACCTCGATAGTATTAAAACACACATTCAAAAAGATTCTAATCTTGGCTATAGTTATCGCACACCGTCAAATTCAAACCTTTAA
- a CDS encoding flavin prenyltransferase UbiX encodes MSNNTKPLILGVSGASGLIYAVRAIKFLLEADYSIELVASKSTYMVWQSEQEIRMPPEPIQQEQFWREQAGVALSGKLRCHPWGDVGAGIASGSFATLGMVIIPCSMSTVAKLAVGLSSDLLERAADVQLKEGRKLVIVPRETPFSLIHLRNLTSLAEVGVRIVPAIPAWYHNPQTIEDLVDFVVARALDQLDIDCIPIQRWEGRR; translated from the coding sequence GTGTCAAACAACACCAAACCTTTAATTTTAGGCGTATCGGGCGCATCTGGTCTGATTTACGCTGTTCGCGCGATCAAATTTTTGCTAGAAGCGGATTATAGTATTGAATTGGTCGCCTCTAAATCTACTTACATGGTTTGGCAGTCAGAACAGGAAATTCGGATGCCACCAGAACCAATTCAACAAGAGCAATTTTGGCGAGAGCAAGCTGGAGTTGCCCTTTCGGGTAAACTCCGTTGCCATCCTTGGGGTGATGTTGGAGCCGGGATTGCGAGTGGTTCCTTTGCCACTTTGGGGATGGTAATTATTCCATGCAGCATGAGTACAGTAGCAAAGCTAGCCGTTGGCTTGAGTTCTGATTTACTAGAACGGGCAGCAGATGTCCAACTTAAAGAAGGGCGAAAACTGGTCATTGTCCCTCGTGAAACGCCTTTTAGCCTCATCCACCTGCGTAACTTAACCTCTTTAGCTGAAGTTGGAGTTAGAATTGTCCCCGCTATTCCCGCCTGGTACCATAATCCCCAAACCATCGAGGATTTAGTTGATTTTGTAGTTGCCCGTGCTTTAGACCAACTAGATATTGACTGCATCCCAATTCAAAGGTGGGAAGGTCGTCGCTAA
- a CDS encoding type II toxin-antitoxin system VapC family toxin, with the protein MNYLLDTCLISELIAKQPNQQVLDWLDAQVPEKLYLSVITIGEIAKGISKITASKRKESLTTWLNETLPNRFQQRILSIDVSTMVLWGNLVGQLEQNGRPLPVMDSLIAAIAIHNSLSLVTRNEKDFAGTGVVIVNPWSV; encoded by the coding sequence ATGAATTACCTCCTTGATACCTGCTTGATTTCCGAACTTATTGCCAAACAACCAAATCAACAAGTTTTAGATTGGTTAGATGCCCAAGTGCCAGAAAAACTTTACCTCAGCGTCATCACAATTGGCGAAATCGCTAAAGGCATCAGCAAAATTACTGCATCTAAGCGGAAAGAATCTCTAACAACTTGGCTGAATGAAACCCTACCCAATCGCTTTCAACAAAGAATTTTAAGTATAGATGTCTCAACAATGGTGTTGTGGGGAAATCTAGTCGGGCAACTAGAACAGAATGGGCGACCTCTACCTGTGATGGATTCTCTAATTGCAGCGATTGCAATTCATAACTCTTTATCACTTGTCACCCGTAACGAAAAAGATTTTGCTGGAACAGGAGTTGTAATCGTTAATCCTTGGTCTGTTTAG
- the clpP gene encoding ATP-dependent Clp endopeptidase proteolytic subunit ClpP: protein MIPIVIEQSGRGERAFDIYSRLLRERIIFLGQQVDNNIANLIVAQLLYLDAEDPEKDIYMYINSPGGSVTAGMGIFDTMKHIRPDVCTICTGLAASMGAFLLSAGAKGKRMSLPHSRIMIHQPLGGAQGQATDIEIQAREILYHKKRLNDYLAEHTGQPIERIAEDTERDFFMSPEEARDYGLIDQVIDRHAAGSRPAVAAVN from the coding sequence ATGATTCCTATCGTTATTGAACAATCGGGTCGAGGTGAACGCGCCTTTGACATCTACTCACGGCTGTTACGTGAGCGCATCATCTTTTTGGGACAACAAGTTGACAACAACATTGCTAACTTGATTGTTGCCCAACTGCTGTATTTGGATGCTGAAGACCCGGAGAAAGACATATATATGTACATCAATTCTCCCGGTGGTTCGGTGACGGCTGGTATGGGCATTTTTGACACTATGAAACATATTCGCCCTGATGTCTGTACAATTTGTACCGGATTGGCGGCGAGTATGGGCGCTTTCCTCCTCAGCGCAGGTGCTAAGGGTAAGCGGATGAGTTTACCCCATTCTCGGATTATGATTCACCAGCCTCTCGGTGGCGCTCAAGGACAGGCGACTGATATTGAAATTCAGGCGCGGGAAATTTTGTACCATAAGAAGCGGCTAAATGACTATTTAGCCGAACATACAGGTCAACCAATTGAGCGCATTGCTGAAGATACAGAACGTGACTTCTTCATGTCACCAGAGGAAGCCAGGGACTACGGTTTGATTGACCAAGTGATTGACCGCCACGCTGCTGGTAGCCGTCCAGCTGTTGCTGCTGTGAATTAA
- a CDS encoding LapA family protein, with protein sequence MAVIRLILLVAVLGGLTLLLVQNWSPVLSLVFLGVRTQPLPLAIWILFSTTTGAFTSILIATLFNLSNYFVAGQRQTPNRRSTTSPRAKATQREESTSRATPPPPASKKEEPTSDEFDDWETNGSRDDDWNFDEKSEEAPTPNPQAQPARDSKIYERQSEAKSSSQSGSVYSYSYREPKNTAVGKTESVYDADYRVIIPPYQPPTTNQADDDDWEFFDDDEDFEDDDKRSRR encoded by the coding sequence ATGGCTGTAATTCGCTTAATTCTATTGGTGGCGGTACTGGGAGGACTAACGCTGTTGTTAGTTCAAAATTGGTCGCCTGTCTTATCGCTAGTATTTTTGGGCGTGCGAACTCAACCATTACCACTAGCGATATGGATTTTGTTCAGTACTACCACAGGTGCTTTCACATCTATATTGATTGCTACCTTGTTTAACTTATCCAATTATTTTGTGGCAGGACAACGCCAAACTCCTAACCGCCGAAGTACAACTTCGCCTCGTGCAAAGGCAACCCAAAGAGAAGAATCTACATCTCGTGCCACTCCTCCACCACCAGCTAGTAAAAAAGAAGAGCCGACTAGTGATGAATTTGATGATTGGGAGACAAATGGCAGTAGAGATGATGATTGGAACTTTGATGAAAAGTCCGAGGAAGCGCCTACCCCTAATCCTCAAGCTCAACCTGCTAGAGACTCAAAAATCTACGAACGTCAATCAGAAGCCAAAAGCAGTTCTCAGTCTGGTTCAGTTTACTCTTACAGCTACCGTGAGCCTAAAAATACGGCTGTGGGAAAAACTGAATCCGTTTATGATGCCGATTACCGAGTAATCATTCCCCCTTATCAGCCACCCACTACTAATCAAGCGGATGACGATGATTGGGAATTTTTTGATGATGATGAGGATTTTGAGGATGATGATAAACGCTCCCGTCGGTGA
- a CDS encoding cell wall metabolism sensor histidine kinase WalK — protein sequence MKMGLRTRLFFSHLVVMIVGVASLVSISKISSPRLFVLHLERLENQGFDLIDVRTELVTGFELAWQRSTIWSVLVGTTAAGGLSYWVSRRIMQRLTEMEQITQKFAAGQMDARLPMSDIPELNGLGASFNRMAASLEGVEARRREVIGDMTHELRTPLTVVRGYLEELADGEIEASPEIYRRLAKETRRLERLVNDLQELSKAEAGYLPINIQRVNLRPLLESLVEKFTDQLLEDGPILLLQCPSVLPLVLADIDRTEQVLVNLLGNAVRYTNGGSITIRVGTEASLLWIAVIDTGIGIAPENLPHVFERFWRADQSRDRHSGGTGIGLTISRRLIELQGGQIQVESELGVGSTFRFFLPLA from the coding sequence ATGAAAATGGGGCTGAGAACGCGCCTATTTTTTTCCCACTTAGTAGTAATGATTGTGGGGGTAGCTAGTCTGGTGAGCATCAGTAAAATATCTTCCCCTCGCTTATTTGTGCTGCATTTGGAACGATTAGAAAATCAGGGGTTCGACTTAATTGATGTCCGTACTGAATTGGTTACAGGATTTGAACTTGCTTGGCAGCGAAGCACTATTTGGTCAGTTTTAGTCGGCACTACGGCAGCCGGAGGATTGAGTTATTGGGTGTCCAGACGGATTATGCAGCGCTTGACGGAGATGGAACAAATCACCCAAAAATTTGCTGCTGGTCAGATGGATGCACGACTACCTATGTCTGATATTCCAGAACTGAATGGACTGGGTGCGAGTTTCAATCGGATGGCAGCCAGTTTAGAGGGGGTGGAAGCGCGGCGGCGAGAGGTGATTGGAGATATGACCCATGAACTAAGGACACCGTTAACGGTTGTGCGTGGTTACTTGGAAGAACTAGCTGATGGGGAAATTGAAGCGTCTCCTGAAATTTATCGGCGTTTAGCTAAAGAAACTAGACGCTTAGAGCGGCTAGTGAACGATTTGCAAGAACTATCTAAGGCAGAAGCTGGTTATTTGCCAATTAATATACAACGCGTAAATCTGCGTCCGTTATTAGAGTCGTTAGTGGAGAAATTCACCGATCAATTGTTGGAAGATGGGCCAATTCTGCTCTTACAATGTCCATCTGTGCTACCTCTTGTATTGGCGGATATTGACCGTACAGAACAGGTGTTGGTTAATTTGCTTGGTAATGCAGTGCGTTACACTAACGGAGGTTCAATTACCATTCGTGTTGGGACTGAAGCTTCTCTTCTCTGGATCGCGGTTATAGATACAGGTATTGGTATCGCTCCAGAAAACTTGCCCCATGTATTTGAGCGTTTCTGGCGAGCCGACCAATCGCGCGATCGCCATTCAGGAGGTACGGGTATTGGTTTAACTATTTCCCGTCGTTTGATTGAACTACAAGGCGGACAGATTCAAGTAGAAAGCGAGTTAGGAGTTGGCAGTACGTTTCGGTTTTTTCTGCCTTTGGCTTAA
- a CDS encoding response regulator — MDILIVEDEPEIAHLIQLSLEKEGFFCRTSRDGMNALRMFQEQPPDLIILDLMIPGLDGLEVCARIRQKPGTKDPYILMLTAKGEEIDRVIGLSTGADDYMVKPFSPRELVARVRALLRRSLRQGGQHQVNRTQHFIVDVDQRTASRQMNSQQPEILDLTTLEFNLLTTFVSNPGRVWNRTQLIDKLWGDNFFGDERVVDTHVARLRKKIEPDSASPTFIKTVVGVGYKFEDPPVA, encoded by the coding sequence ATGGATATTTTAATAGTTGAAGATGAACCAGAAATTGCTCATTTAATCCAATTATCTTTAGAAAAAGAAGGATTTTTTTGTCGCACTAGCCGCGATGGGATGAATGCTCTACGAATGTTTCAGGAGCAACCACCCGATTTAATCATTCTAGATTTAATGATTCCTGGTTTGGATGGGTTAGAAGTTTGCGCCAGAATTCGCCAGAAACCGGGTACAAAAGATCCTTACATTTTGATGCTCACAGCTAAGGGTGAGGAAATTGATCGCGTCATTGGTCTATCTACTGGTGCTGATGATTACATGGTCAAACCCTTTAGCCCTAGAGAGTTGGTAGCTAGGGTACGAGCATTATTGCGGCGTAGCCTCCGCCAAGGGGGACAACATCAAGTCAATCGTACCCAACACTTTATCGTCGATGTAGACCAGCGTACTGCCAGCCGTCAGATGAATTCTCAGCAACCGGAAATTTTAGACTTAACCACTCTAGAATTTAACTTGCTAACCACCTTTGTTAGCAATCCTGGTCGAGTTTGGAATCGCACTCAACTAATTGATAAACTTTGGGGAGATAACTTTTTCGGCGATGAACGAGTGGTTGATACTCATGTAGCTAGGTTGCGAAAAAAGATTGAGCCTGATTCGGCAAGTCCTACTTTTATTAAAACTGTTGTTGGAGTGGGCTATAAATTTGAAGATCCTCCGGTAGCGTAA
- a CDS encoding O-methyltransferase: MIQEQWTVVDSYFTDLFVPPDPALDAALQTSTAAGLPPHNVSPNQGKLLLLLAQIQRARTILEIGTLGGYSTIWLARALPSDGRLITLEANPKHAEVARANIAHAGLSDIVDLRLGQALSTLPQIAAEGNSPFDLIFIDADKPNNPDYFKWALKLSRPGSLIVADNVVRNGAVIDATSSDPSVQGVRRFNELLASEPRVSATAIQTVGSKGYDGFAIAIVK, translated from the coding sequence ATGATTCAAGAGCAATGGACTGTGGTTGATAGTTACTTCACCGATCTGTTTGTGCCGCCCGACCCTGCGCTGGATGCGGCTCTCCAGACCAGCACTGCGGCTGGACTGCCACCACACAACGTTTCGCCCAATCAGGGCAAGCTGCTGCTACTGTTAGCACAAATTCAACGGGCGCGAACCATCCTGGAGATTGGCACGCTGGGTGGCTACAGTACTATCTGGCTGGCACGGGCACTACCCAGCGACGGCCGTCTGATTACGCTGGAGGCTAACCCAAAGCACGCCGAAGTCGCCCGCGCTAACATTGCCCATGCGGGTCTGTCCGATATCGTTGACCTACGCCTTGGACAAGCACTCTCTACGCTCCCCCAGATTGCTGCGGAGGGTAACAGTCCATTTGACCTGATCTTCATTGATGCCGATAAGCCAAACAATCCCGATTACTTCAAATGGGCACTCAAGCTTTCCCGTCCTGGCAGCCTGATCGTTGCCGATAATGTCGTGCGTAACGGAGCAGTAATTGATGCCACCAGCAGCGATCCTAGCGTTCAGGGTGTGCGTCGCTTCAACGAATTGCTTGCCTCTGAGCCACGCGTCAGCGCTACGGCAATCCAGACCGTGGGCAGCAAAGGATACGACGGCTTTGCGATCGCAATAGTAAAGTAG
- a CDS encoding thioredoxin domain-containing protein yields the protein MTNRLAEAKSLYLRKHAENPIDWWPWCDEALATARAQNKPIFLSIGYSSCHWCTVMEGEAFSDSAIAHFMNANYLPIKVDREERPDLDSIYMQALQMMSGQGGWPLNIFLSPEDLVPFYAGTYFPVDPRYGRPGFLQVLQALRRYYDTEKQELQQRKALIIESLLTSAVLQDGTTTELEDRELLRQGWETSTGVITPNQSGNSFPMIPYTELALRGTRFNFESRYDGKQVSTQRGLDLALGGIYDHVAGGFHRYTVDPTWTVPHFEKMLYDNGQIVEYLGNLWSAGVQEPAFERAVAGTVQWLKREMTAPEGYFYASQDADSFTQPTAVEPEEGAFYVWSYSEVQQLLTPEELTELQQQFTVTPNGNFEGRNVLQRRNSGKLSATLETALSKLFTARYGVGSKSLETFPPARNNQEAKTTNWPGRIPSVTDTKMIVAWNSLMISGLAKAAGAFQEPSYLELAARAANFILENQFVDGRFQRLNYQGEPTVLAQSEDYALFIKALLDLQASNPENERWLEKAIAIQDEFNEFLWSVELGGYNNTSSDYSQDLIVRERSYADNATPSANGIAIANLVRLALLTDNLDYLDLAELALKAFKSVMHRAPQACPSLFTALDWYCNSTLIRSTTEQINSLIPKFLPASVFSLTSDLPEGSVGLVCQGLKCLAPAESVEHLLQQVEKSQVRA from the coding sequence ATGACTAATCGCCTTGCTGAAGCTAAGAGCCTCTATCTCCGCAAACACGCCGAAAACCCCATTGATTGGTGGCCTTGGTGTGACGAAGCGCTTGCAACTGCAAGGGCGCAAAATAAACCGATTTTTCTCTCCATTGGCTACTCTAGTTGCCATTGGTGTACTGTCATGGAAGGCGAAGCTTTTTCTGATAGTGCGATCGCCCACTTCATGAATGCTAATTATCTTCCCATCAAAGTAGACAGGGAAGAAAGACCTGACCTCGATAGCATCTATATGCAAGCTTTGCAGATGATGAGCGGTCAAGGAGGTTGGCCTTTAAATATTTTTCTTTCCCCAGAAGATTTAGTGCCGTTTTATGCTGGGACTTATTTTCCTGTAGACCCGCGCTATGGTCGTCCGGGATTTTTGCAGGTGTTGCAAGCCCTTCGCCGTTATTACGACACCGAAAAACAAGAGTTACAGCAACGCAAAGCCTTAATTATTGAGTCTCTGCTCACGTCTGCGGTGTTGCAAGACGGTACAACAACTGAGCTTGAAGACCGGGAATTACTCCGCCAAGGTTGGGAAACCAGCACAGGTGTAATTACTCCTAATCAATCTGGTAATAGCTTTCCGATGATTCCCTATACAGAATTAGCACTGCGGGGAACTCGATTTAATTTTGAATCTCGCTATGATGGCAAGCAAGTTTCTACCCAGCGAGGACTAGATTTAGCGCTGGGAGGGATTTATGACCATGTAGCTGGTGGTTTTCATCGCTATACTGTTGACCCAACTTGGACAGTACCGCATTTTGAAAAGATGCTCTACGACAATGGACAGATTGTGGAGTATCTCGGAAATTTATGGAGTGCAGGAGTACAAGAACCAGCGTTTGAAAGAGCCGTTGCTGGTACTGTACAATGGCTAAAGCGGGAAATGACCGCACCGGAAGGTTACTTCTATGCTTCTCAAGATGCCGATAGCTTCACTCAACCCACGGCAGTAGAACCAGAAGAAGGAGCTTTTTATGTTTGGAGTTACAGCGAAGTCCAACAACTGTTAACGCCTGAAGAATTAACGGAATTACAACAACAATTTACTGTTACCCCTAACGGTAACTTTGAAGGACGTAATGTTTTACAAAGAAGGAATTCAGGCAAACTGAGTGCAACGCTAGAAACAGCACTGAGCAAGCTGTTTACCGCTCGTTATGGCGTTGGTTCTAAGTCCCTAGAAACTTTTCCCCCGGCTCGTAACAACCAGGAAGCAAAAACCACTAATTGGCCGGGTCGCATTCCCTCCGTGACAGATACAAAGATGATTGTCGCTTGGAATAGCTTGATGATTTCTGGACTAGCTAAGGCTGCTGGTGCTTTCCAAGAACCATCATATTTGGAATTAGCAGCACGAGCGGCGAATTTTATTTTGGAAAATCAGTTTGTAGATGGGCGTTTTCAACGACTCAACTATCAAGGCGAACCGACTGTGTTAGCTCAGTCTGAAGATTACGCTTTGTTTATTAAAGCTCTGCTAGATTTACAAGCTTCCAACCCTGAGAATGAGCGATGGTTAGAAAAAGCGATCGCTATTCAAGACGAATTCAACGAATTTCTCTGGAGTGTTGAATTAGGTGGGTATAACAACACATCGAGCGATTATAGTCAAGATTTAATTGTTAGAGAACGCAGTTATGCAGATAATGCGACACCGTCAGCCAATGGAATTGCGATCGCTAACCTTGTCCGTCTCGCTTTACTCACCGATAATCTAGATTATTTGGATTTAGCCGAACTTGCTTTGAAAGCTTTTAAAAGTGTGATGCATCGCGCTCCCCAAGCTTGTCCCAGCTTATTTACAGCTTTGGATTGGTATTGTAATTCTACCTTGATTCGCAGCACCACAGAGCAAATAAACTCGCTGATCCCCAAGTTTTTACCAGCATCTGTGTTTTCTCTAACATCTGATTTACCAGAGGGAAGCGTTGGGTTAGTTTGCCAAGGTTTGAAGTGCCTTGCACCAGCCGAAAGTGTAGAGCATTTATTGCAGCAAGTGGAGAAAAGTCAGGTGAGGGCGTGA
- a CDS encoding ribonuclease R family protein, producing MEFSIATLLANFTDDKLVARKVLEKKLGCEDEKSLQKLHIALDVLEKIGILVKERGKYRRVSEEGIIEAKLRCSSKGFCFAIQDVEGAEDIYIRESHLSNAWNGDRVLVRVLKEGSRRRSPEGEVKLILERSNHTLLARIKQVETGFRAVPLDDRLLFELKIQPNEVKLEEAIDHLVHVEVLRYPLAQYPPLGRVVQILGSDAEAAADIDLVTCKHDLSRTFPDHVLEAAAKLPKKLLKADLKNRLDLRNLFTLTIEGVNGDTKVIENAFSLEKNLAGNWLLGVHITDVSHYVQPDEALDREALKRGKSVYLGELVLPILPPIVAERCSLVPGSDRLTISFLITIDPQSGEVLEWEIQPSVINVETALSTELAQAILIGEAHNQSPQVVQIVQDLQALQTGVKQVRLNRGSLQLNLPPSQNAYYDEGILGTVVVNDLPVRSLLTELVLLVNQLVATHLNALGVPAIWRVQGTPDVEDVQEMLKLAVNLGVDLTLDPEVDIQPLDYQHLTTAFAESPSEQVLTYLLQDTLKPSAYSTTKGSHFGLALPQYVHFSAPLRRYPDLLMQRVYYSLLENGRDRRNTRVRERVNLRHSSSHTEINWNVLPPELQQELQSDLTRVIVQINDREKEVQEAEADLAGLQKAQLMKQRIGQVFQGVITGVQSYGFFVEIEVPAAEVESSSNPGVPLRVEGLVHVSSLKDDWYEYRARQQALFGRKNRASYRLGDRVAVQVKSVDYYRQQIDLVTVGSDGLAKGSTGNGSNEDLSDLYLPNDMEPDDLDPYSEDE from the coding sequence ATGGAATTTTCAATCGCTACACTCCTTGCCAATTTCACCGATGATAAATTGGTAGCTCGGAAGGTTTTAGAAAAGAAACTTGGCTGTGAAGATGAGAAAAGTTTACAAAAACTTCACATTGCTTTAGATGTTCTTGAAAAAATCGGTATTTTGGTCAAAGAACGGGGCAAGTACCGTCGTGTTTCAGAAGAGGGAATAATCGAGGCAAAACTCCGTTGTTCTAGTAAAGGCTTTTGCTTTGCTATTCAAGATGTGGAAGGAGCCGAGGATATTTACATCCGCGAAAGTCATCTGAGTAATGCTTGGAATGGCGATCGCGTTTTGGTTAGAGTTCTCAAAGAAGGCAGCCGCCGTCGCTCTCCTGAAGGGGAAGTGAAGCTGATTCTAGAACGTTCCAACCACACGTTATTGGCACGAATTAAGCAGGTGGAAACTGGTTTCCGGGCTGTGCCTTTAGATGATCGATTGCTGTTTGAACTCAAGATTCAACCTAACGAGGTAAAGTTGGAAGAAGCGATCGACCATCTTGTTCATGTGGAAGTTTTGCGTTACCCGTTGGCACAATATCCTCCCCTTGGTCGAGTGGTACAAATCCTCGGTAGCGATGCCGAAGCTGCTGCTGATATAGATTTAGTTACTTGCAAACACGACCTTTCCCGGACTTTTCCCGATCATGTCCTAGAAGCCGCCGCCAAGTTACCCAAAAAGCTACTCAAAGCAGACCTAAAAAATCGGTTGGATTTGCGTAATTTGTTTACTCTCACCATTGAAGGGGTAAATGGTGACACCAAAGTTATAGAAAACGCTTTTAGTTTAGAAAAAAACCTAGCCGGAAATTGGCTTTTAGGCGTTCATATCACTGATGTTTCTCACTATGTCCAACCTGATGAAGCCCTAGATAGAGAAGCACTCAAACGGGGTAAATCAGTGTATCTGGGAGAATTAGTGCTGCCAATTTTGCCTCCAATTGTAGCAGAACGCTGTTCTTTAGTACCTGGGAGCGATCGCTTAACCATCTCTTTTTTAATTACCATTGATCCCCAATCTGGAGAAGTGTTGGAGTGGGAAATTCAGCCTAGTGTAATTAACGTAGAAACTGCACTAAGTACTGAACTTGCCCAAGCAATTCTCATAGGTGAAGCTCACAATCAATCTCCACAGGTCGTCCAAATAGTGCAAGACCTCCAAGCCTTGCAAACAGGCGTGAAACAGGTACGATTGAATCGTGGTAGCCTCCAGTTAAATCTGCCGCCCAGCCAAAACGCCTATTATGATGAAGGGATTCTTGGCACAGTGGTAGTGAATGATTTACCTGTGCGATCGCTACTCACGGAGTTGGTACTGTTAGTTAATCAACTGGTAGCAACTCACTTAAATGCTCTTGGTGTTCCGGCTATCTGGCGAGTCCAAGGCACGCCCGATGTCGAAGATGTTCAGGAAATGCTGAAATTGGCAGTCAATTTAGGCGTTGATCTCACACTAGATCCAGAAGTAGATATCCAACCCCTAGATTATCAACATTTAACGACAGCTTTTGCCGAATCTCCCTCTGAGCAAGTTCTTACTTACTTGTTGCAAGATACCCTTAAGCCCTCAGCATACAGCACCACCAAAGGATCTCACTTTGGTCTGGCACTACCGCAATATGTCCACTTTAGCGCCCCATTGCGACGTTACCCAGATTTACTGATGCAGAGAGTGTATTACAGCCTACTCGAAAACGGACGCGATCGCCGCAATACCCGTGTCAGAGAACGCGTTAACCTGCGCCACTCCTCCAGCCACACGGAAATTAACTGGAACGTTTTACCCCCAGAATTGCAACAAGAACTCCAAAGCGATTTGACTAGGGTAATTGTCCAAATCAACGACCGAGAAAAAGAAGTCCAAGAAGCTGAAGCTGATTTAGCCGGACTGCAAAAAGCCCAACTGATGAAGCAACGCATCGGCCAGGTATTTCAAGGCGTGATTACCGGCGTTCAATCCTACGGTTTCTTTGTAGAAATTGAAGTACCAGCAGCCGAGGTAGAATCCAGCAGTAATCCTGGTGTACCTTTGCGGGTAGAGGGATTGGTACACGTCAGTTCTCTCAAAGACGATTGGTATGAATATCGCGCTAGACAACAGGCACTGTTCGGTCGCAAAAATCGCGCTTCTTATCGATTAGGCGATCGCGTCGCCGTCCAAGTTAAGAGTGTCGATTACTACCGCCAGCAAATTGATTTGGTAACAGTCGGCAGCGATGGTCTAGCTAAAGGTTCAACTGGCAATGGTTCCAATGAAGACCTTTCTGACCTCTACTTACCAAATGATATGGAGCCTGATGACCTAGACCCTTACTCTGAAGATGAGTAA
- a CDS encoding molybdenum cofactor guanylyltransferase — protein sequence MTINSRSQLTAIVLAGGKSSRMGQDKALIPIEGMPLLQRVCSIAQSCADTVYIITPWPERYQDLLLPGCQFIRELPLSGESLAHGPLVGFAQGLAEVQTEWVLLLACDLPRLRVEVLQEWVTRLDNVGDDALAALAHHPKGWEPLCGFYRRRCLPQLLEFINQGGRSFQQWLRQYPVEVLPLPEPEMLFNCNTPEDLALS from the coding sequence ATGACTATTAACTCGCGTAGTCAATTAACAGCAATTGTATTAGCAGGCGGTAAAAGTTCTCGTATGGGTCAAGATAAAGCCTTGATTCCCATTGAAGGGATGCCGTTGTTACAGCGAGTTTGTAGCATTGCTCAAAGCTGTGCTGATACTGTTTATATAATCACTCCCTGGCCAGAACGCTATCAAGATTTGCTTTTGCCTGGTTGCCAATTTATCCGAGAATTACCTTTATCTGGAGAATCCCTCGCCCACGGGCCTTTAGTTGGTTTTGCTCAAGGATTAGCCGAAGTGCAGACAGAATGGGTTTTGTTGCTAGCTTGCGATTTACCAAGGTTGCGAGTTGAGGTGTTGCAAGAATGGGTAACTAGACTTGATAACGTGGGGGATGATGCGCTCGCAGCTTTAGCTCATCATCCCAAAGGCTGGGAACCTCTGTGTGGTTTTTATCGCCGTCGCTGTTTGCCCCAACTTTTAGAGTTTATCAACCAAGGGGGGCGATCGTTTCAGCAATGGCTACGGCAATATCCGGTAGAAGTTTTGCCTTTACCAGAACCAGAAATGCTATTTAACTGTAATACACCAGAAGACTTGGCTTTAAGTTAA